From a single bacterium genomic region:
- a CDS encoding alpha/beta hydrolase, which translates to MPTTEHIVFIHGFADISKLWHRSRSFFETHGFIIHFYDYRTMENYLDIPMIVNGLIKFINENIGQSHYQIFAHSQGGLVAEWLDFFKSDQRLKRIITIGTPFQGNTLPLIAPKSILRHLPVGRKQIADLACMSSILSAIIRERIENRLDLTPYISLITHSSTIPKIQSDGIVSVCSGNRNAEYYVFKEDKIQYLPPTKPTVLTYVKSNHLPLTMVRLLQPAGRPNSFSALLLSAFNGEPIIPYDAFKPSQCVFVFPAKLKEVIQVVHDLQKINFRSAQNGNFLIVYYNVKGSEPFIKIGDQFLQLQPGKFTYLLDSSFLNTGT; encoded by the coding sequence ATGCCTACTACAGAACACATCGTATTCATTCACGGCTTTGCCGATATTTCAAAGCTGTGGCATCGTTCCCGATCGTTCTTTGAAACTCATGGCTTTATCATACACTTTTATGATTACCGAACCATGGAGAATTATCTGGACATCCCGATGATTGTTAACGGATTGATTAAATTTATAAATGAAAACATTGGCCAGTCCCATTACCAGATTTTCGCTCACTCACAAGGCGGGCTAGTCGCTGAGTGGTTGGATTTTTTTAAAAGCGATCAAAGGCTTAAACGTATTATTACGATCGGCACTCCTTTTCAAGGAAATACCTTGCCCCTGATTGCGCCCAAAAGCATTCTGAGGCATCTGCCGGTCGGCCGTAAGCAGATTGCTGATCTGGCATGTATGAGCTCGATTCTATCCGCTATCATTCGCGAGCGAATTGAAAACCGGCTGGACCTAACGCCTTATATCTCTCTAATAACTCATTCCTCAACAATACCAAAAATCCAAAGCGACGGAATCGTTTCCGTCTGTTCCGGAAACAGGAATGCAGAGTATTATGTGTTCAAAGAAGACAAAATTCAGTATCTACCGCCGACCAAGCCAACGGTTCTGACTTATGTGAAATCAAATCACTTGCCCCTGACCATGGTACGTTTACTGCAGCCGGCCGGCCGGCCAAATTCATTCTCGGCCCTTCTTCTCTCGGCTTTCAATGGCGAACCAATCATTCCGTATGATGCTTTTAAGCCCTCACAATGCGTATTCGTTTTCCCGGCAAAGCTAAAAGAAGTGATACAAGTTGTTCATGATCTCCAAAAAATAAATTTCCGTTCTGCTCAGAACGGAAATTTTTTAATTGTCTACTACAATGTAAAGGGCAGCGAGCCGTTTATCAAGATTGGAGACCAATTCCTTCAACTTCAACCCGGAAAATTCACATACTTGCTTGATTCCTCATTTCTTAATACAGGAACATAG
- a CDS encoding phosphofructokinase: MKRIGILTGGGDVPGLNPCIKSVVFDAINEGYEVVGIKKGWGGLLRYNLNEPENSDQWVLPLNKSNTRTIDRSGGTVLHTSRTNPGRVNKNDIPEFLRDANYDKLEETAKVDFTPHILKVLDHLKIDALVTIGGDDTLSYSVRLNKEKFPVVAIPKTMDNDVNGTDYCIGFSTAVTRSVHFIQMLRTPAGSHERIAVVELFGRNSGETSLISALLANADRSIISEVPFDPERLARLLMEDKNTNPSNYAIMTISEGAQMIEGTIIESGEEDAYGHKKLGGIGEITADIIKKITGTHIIYQSLAYLMRSGEPDALDRMVAMSYAGLAVDMLKKKQFGLLTALCDGKYTVVPVDTITQGKRIVDVKELYDVENYRPKIFNVMHKPMFLY; this comes from the coding sequence ATGAAACGTATAGGAATTCTGACTGGTGGTGGCGATGTTCCCGGGCTAAATCCGTGTATCAAATCCGTTGTGTTCGACGCAATTAACGAAGGATATGAAGTTGTGGGTATCAAAAAAGGCTGGGGCGGGCTTTTGCGATACAACCTAAATGAACCCGAAAATTCCGATCAGTGGGTATTACCCCTCAATAAATCAAACACCCGCACTATTGACCGAAGCGGCGGAACAGTATTACATACTTCCAGGACAAATCCGGGCAGAGTTAATAAAAACGACATTCCCGAATTTTTGCGCGATGCAAACTATGACAAATTGGAAGAAACGGCAAAAGTGGATTTTACACCGCACATTCTTAAAGTGTTGGACCACTTGAAGATCGATGCGCTTGTGACGATAGGGGGCGACGACACATTGAGTTATTCGGTGCGACTTAACAAGGAAAAATTTCCTGTGGTGGCCATTCCTAAAACCATGGATAACGACGTGAATGGCACAGACTATTGTATTGGCTTTTCGACGGCGGTAACGCGTTCCGTGCACTTTATTCAAATGCTGCGTACGCCGGCCGGATCGCACGAGCGAATTGCAGTGGTTGAGCTTTTCGGAAGAAACTCCGGCGAAACGTCTTTGATATCGGCTCTCCTAGCCAATGCCGACCGGTCGATTATTTCGGAAGTACCATTCGACCCTGAACGGCTAGCCAGATTATTGATGGAAGATAAAAACACGAACCCAAGCAATTACGCGATCATGACGATCTCTGAAGGCGCGCAGATGATCGAAGGTACGATCATTGAGTCCGGGGAAGAGGATGCTTACGGACATAAAAAGCTGGGAGGCATCGGAGAGATCACCGCAGACATAATAAAAAAAATCACCGGTACGCACATTATTTACCAATCGTTAGCTTATCTTATGCGCAGCGGAGAGCCCGACGCATTAGACCGTATGGTCGCAATGAGTTACGCCGGACTGGCCGTTGATATGCTCAAGAAAAAACAATTCGGGCTTCTGACGGCTTTGTGCGACGGAAAATACACGGTGGTGCCTGTCGATACGATCACTCAAGGTAAAAGAATTGTTGACGTTAAAGAATTATATGATGTGGAGAATTATCGTCCTAAAATTTTTAATGTGATGCACAAGCCTATGTTCCTGTATTAA
- a CDS encoding Rieske (2Fe-2S) protein codes for MSMTNDSEHTDKQKLHLPDKETVRRDFLRTLFGGGFLLWIGAFLYPVFRYLKPREEEDTSNQIQSVIVGKVADFASSRAKLVRFGTKPVLVLKNDQGEIVAFGATCKHLGCTVQYLPEKNNIFCGCHGGVYDLTGKNISGPPPAPLDKYKVVTNGEDIVVSRA; via the coding sequence ATGAGTATGACCAATGACTCCGAACACACAGACAAACAAAAACTGCACTTGCCTGACAAAGAAACCGTTAGGAGGGATTTTTTGCGGACTCTTTTTGGCGGCGGTTTCTTGTTATGGATCGGGGCATTCCTTTATCCCGTTTTCCGCTACTTAAAACCGAGAGAAGAAGAGGATACATCCAATCAGATCCAATCTGTGATCGTAGGCAAAGTGGCAGATTTCGCGTCCAGCCGCGCTAAGTTGGTAAGATTTGGAACTAAACCGGTGTTGGTTCTAAAAAACGATCAGGGCGAAATTGTCGCTTTCGGAGCCACTTGTAAACATCTCGGCTGCACGGTTCAATACCTTCCTGAAAAAAACAATATCTTCTGCGGCTGTCACGGAGGCGTTTATGATCTTACCGGAAAGAATATTTCCGGGCCTCCTCCTGCGCCCCTTGATAAATACAAAGTTGTCACTAACGGTGAAGATATAGTAGTATCTAGAGCATAA
- a CDS encoding cytochrome bc complex cytochrome b subunit has protein sequence MSQHDHPNSLNDPTTEFLPKFIRERFDLGWIIAFFKHKQVPVHKHSVWYYMGGIALFLFIVQVITGILLMVHYNAGEPHASVMAIMSQVDFGWLIRSTHSWSANLMVLVVFIHMFSTFFMKSYKYPREMTWMTGFMLLAICLGFGFSGYLLPWDQLAYFATQIGIKTNEAIPVVGPFIADMMRGGKELGTQTIERFFALHVWVLPLMFIGILGLHLLFIQLQGIHAPQFFENLPAEKKKFMKFFPDFAIKDVYVWLLVMNFLGLLAVMFPWELGKEADPLAPAPIGIKPEWYFLAMFQVLKLFPPHVGPIEGELVGILLFSVVGVLWVAIPFIDSPNAPAWRSRAVYYFGIALLAGIIVFTMWGHYSD, from the coding sequence ATGAGCCAACACGATCATCCAAATTCACTCAACGATCCAACGACGGAATTTCTGCCGAAATTTATCCGTGAACGATTTGATCTAGGCTGGATCATTGCTTTTTTTAAACACAAGCAGGTTCCAGTTCATAAGCACTCCGTATGGTATTATATGGGCGGGATCGCGCTTTTCCTTTTTATTGTTCAGGTCATTACGGGTATTCTTCTGATGGTTCACTACAATGCAGGCGAACCTCACGCGAGCGTCATGGCGATCATGTCGCAGGTTGATTTTGGATGGCTCATTCGGTCAACTCACAGTTGGTCTGCAAATTTGATGGTCTTAGTCGTGTTCATCCACATGTTCAGTACTTTTTTCATGAAGTCCTATAAGTACCCGAGAGAAATGACCTGGATGACCGGGTTCATGTTACTCGCTATTTGCCTCGGATTCGGTTTCAGCGGTTACCTGCTTCCGTGGGATCAATTAGCTTATTTTGCTACGCAGATCGGCATAAAAACCAACGAAGCTATTCCTGTAGTTGGGCCGTTTATTGCAGATATGATGCGCGGTGGTAAAGAACTTGGAACACAGACCATTGAACGATTTTTTGCTTTGCATGTATGGGTCTTGCCGCTCATGTTCATCGGCATTCTGGGATTACACTTGCTTTTTATTCAATTACAGGGAATTCATGCCCCGCAGTTCTTTGAAAATCTTCCCGCCGAAAAGAAAAAATTCATGAAATTCTTTCCGGATTTCGCCATAAAAGATGTTTATGTCTGGCTGCTCGTGATGAATTTCCTAGGTTTACTTGCCGTGATGTTTCCCTGGGAACTCGGCAAAGAAGCCGACCCGCTTGCCCCGGCCCCGATCGGAATTAAACCTGAATGGTATTTTCTAGCGATGTTTCAAGTACTCAAACTATTTCCACCTCATGTTGGCCCAATCGAAGGCGAACTTGTCGGCATATTATTATTCTCCGTTGTCGGTGTTTTATGGGTAGCAATTCCGTTTATCGACTCACCCAATGCACCCGCATGGCGTTCACGGGCGGTATATTATTTCGGCATTGCATTGCTTGCCGGTATTATTGTTTTCACTATGTGGGGGCACTATTCTGATTGA
- a CDS encoding tyrosine-type recombinase/integrase, translating into MWMTHKRYSESTINTYLDAAKSFLMFVYPKPIQSVTIDDVVLYVNEYIIKRGLSFSYQNQVINAVKLFFREVEHCSLDVDKLERPRREYKLPNVLSKEEVASILKAHTNVKHKTMLSLIYACGLRRSELLNLKPSDVDSKRGLLIIKQAKGRKDRIAPISEKVIEMLREYYKMYKPNVWLFEGQNSGEQYSEKSLQNVLKQSLEKVQIKKPVTLHWLRHSYATHLLEAGTDIRYIQELLGHKSSKTTEIYTHVSTKSLQKIKSPFDDL; encoded by the coding sequence ATGTGGATGACGCATAAAAGATACAGTGAATCGACTATAAACACATATTTAGATGCAGCAAAATCATTTCTAATGTTTGTATATCCAAAGCCAATTCAGAGTGTGACCATCGATGACGTCGTGCTTTATGTAAATGAATATATTATTAAACGAGGCCTGAGTTTTTCGTATCAAAATCAGGTAATTAATGCCGTTAAGTTGTTTTTTAGAGAGGTTGAACATTGCAGTTTAGATGTGGATAAGCTAGAAAGACCAAGACGCGAATATAAATTACCCAATGTATTAAGTAAGGAAGAAGTTGCATCTATTCTGAAAGCGCACACTAATGTTAAACATAAAACCATGCTTAGTTTAATTTATGCATGTGGTTTGCGAAGAAGCGAGTTGTTAAACTTAAAGCCATCAGACGTTGATAGTAAGCGAGGTTTATTAATTATAAAGCAGGCAAAAGGAAGAAAAGACAGGATAGCGCCAATTTCCGAAAAAGTTATTGAGATGCTTCGTGAATATTATAAAATGTACAAACCAAACGTTTGGTTATTCGAAGGACAAAATTCTGGAGAACAATATAGTGAAAAAAGTTTACAGAATGTTCTTAAGCAATCGTTAGAAAAAGTACAAATAAAAAAACCGGTTACCTTGCACTGGCTGCGGCATTCTTATGCAACACACTTGTTGGAAGCGGGAACGGATATTAGATATATACAAGAATTACTTGGACATAAAAGCAGTAAAACAACTGAAATTTATACGCATGTGTCAACTAAAAGTTTACAGAAAATAAAATCACCATTTGATGATTTATAA
- a CDS encoding DUF998 domain-containing protein, which yields MQMLCRRFSNAPPSPIRKRCSTFENQTMNNKTIFLVGVVGVTLFVSSIVVGGLLIEDYSIARQYISETFAVDTEYGIMLRIFGHIPSGVLFTIFSVLAYKYFPPSNLTKIGFYGLALFYGIGTIVVSIFPCDSGCNKEFLDPSISQMIHNLAALIIYIFTPLSIIITGIGLSKTINYRSLSIIAIVLGFLSVLFVYLFISQFNSEYGGLNQRIIESLILAWIIVCALKINKQKTFYKHYASENAK from the coding sequence GTGCAAATGTTGTGCAGACGTTTTTCAAATGCCCCACCATCGCCAATACGTAAACGTTGTAGCACATTTGAAAACCAAACAATGAATAACAAAACAATATTTTTAGTAGGAGTGGTTGGAGTAACTTTATTTGTAAGCAGCATTGTAGTCGGTGGACTTTTAATTGAAGATTACAGTATAGCTCGTCAATATATCAGTGAAACTTTTGCAGTAGATACTGAGTACGGAATAATGTTAAGAATCTTTGGACATATTCCAAGTGGCGTTTTATTCACAATTTTTAGTGTTCTTGCGTACAAATATTTTCCTCCTTCGAATTTAACCAAAATCGGGTTTTATGGACTTGCTCTATTCTATGGTATTGGAACCATTGTGGTTTCAATATTTCCCTGCGATAGTGGTTGTAATAAGGAATTTCTCGACCCTAGTATTTCACAGATGATTCATAATCTTGCGGCTCTGATTATATATATATTTACTCCTTTGAGTATTATTATAACTGGTATCGGGTTAAGCAAAACTATTAATTATAGAAGCCTTTCAATTATAGCCATAGTATTGGGATTTCTAAGTGTTCTATTTGTCTATCTATTTATTTCTCAATTTAATTCGGAATATGGAGGTTTAAATCAACGAATTATTGAATCATTGATTTTAGCTTGGATTATTGTATGTGCATTAAAGATAAACAAGCAGAAAACATTTTATAAGCATTATGCTAGTGAAAATGCTAAATAG
- a CDS encoding DUF2200 domain-containing protein, whose protein sequence is MKTAPEHNERIAKMTFASVYPHYIIKVKSKGRTIEELHQIIEWLTGFDTKKLQELIDDKVTFETFFKKAKLNPNAQLITGVICGYRIEEIENPLTKQVRCLDKLVDELAKGKKMEKILKQ, encoded by the coding sequence ATGAAAACAGCTCCCGAACACAATGAGCGAATTGCAAAAATGACATTTGCATCTGTGTATCCGCACTACATCATTAAGGTTAAGAGCAAAGGCAGGACAATAGAAGAATTACATCAAATAATAGAATGGCTGACAGGTTTTGACACCAAAAAATTACAAGAACTCATTGATGATAAAGTAACTTTTGAAACTTTTTTTAAGAAGGCAAAATTGAACCCCAATGCACAACTAATAACGGGAGTAATTTGCGGCTACCGTATAGAAGAAATTGAAAACCCATTGACAAAACAAGTGAGGTGTTTAGACAAGTTGGTAGACGAATTGGCGAAAGGCAAAAAGATGGAAAAGATTTTAAAACAATAA
- a CDS encoding DUF1801 domain-containing protein — protein sequence MAKTKTTYSGQNVIEFVNSYVDNEQKKADSFRLIELMKAWSDSEPKMWGPSIIGFGNYHYKYASGHEGDAPVLGFSPRKAALTFYVYSDTERSKLVLADLGKFKMSKACIYVKKLSDINLSVLKEICIESIKYISEHHECSCRVK from the coding sequence ATGGCAAAAACAAAGACAACTTACTCAGGGCAAAACGTAATAGAGTTTGTAAACTCATACGTTGACAACGAGCAGAAAAAAGCGGACAGTTTTCGACTGATTGAGCTAATGAAAGCGTGGTCTGATTCTGAACCTAAAATGTGGGGACCGAGCATTATTGGGTTTGGAAATTACCATTACAAATATGCAAGCGGACACGAAGGAGATGCACCAGTTCTTGGATTTTCTCCCAGAAAAGCAGCACTTACGTTTTACGTTTATTCAGACACAGAAAGAAGTAAATTAGTTTTAGCTGACCTTGGTAAATTCAAAATGAGTAAAGCCTGTATATATGTGAAAAAACTTTCCGACATCAATTTATCAGTTTTAAAGGAGATCTGTATAGAATCAATAAAATACATTAGCGAGCATCACGAATGTTCTTGCAGAGTAAAATAA
- a CDS encoding dihydrofolate reductase: MKRLTQGLALLIMLVMIGCAKKAEHKDFVFQTEQFADLKIIRYQVPGFEQLTPKQKEMVYYLYEAGLSGRDIIWDQNYKNNLLVRRTLESIVANYKGDRNTEDFKKFMVYTKRVWFSNGIHHHYGSKKFEPGFSSDYFDQLIKNSPGTYPLAKDETVDQLIAKLTPILFDPNLDAKRVNLDAKDDIIKTSAMNFYEGLTQKEVEAYYAKVIDTKNPQPISYGLNSKLVKENGAIQEKVWKVGGMYSPAIEKIVYWLEKASSVAENETQKAALDKLIEYYKTGDLKKFDEYNILWVKDTESMIDVNNGFIEVYGDPLGYRGSFEAIVSIKDMEASKRIDAISNQAQWFEDNSPLASEHKKKNVTGISAKVITVVVESGDASPTTPIGINLPNANWIRKEYGSKSVNLGNIVYAYAKAAEGSGFLAEFAYTQEEIDRIKKYGALASDLHTDMHEVIGHASGQINPGVGTPKQSLKNYASTIEEARADLVGLYYIMDQKLIDIGVMPNFDVSKAAYDGQMRNGLMTQLTRLQLGDDIEQAHMRNRQLIAKWVYEKGLPENVIEKKVKEGKTYIVINDYMKLRTLYGQLLKETQRITSEGDFKAAQELVENYGVKVDHELHKEVKERYDKLNISPYGGFINPKLAPVMQGDKLVDVKIEYPADFTEQMMFYAKEYSFLPTFN; the protein is encoded by the coding sequence ATGAAACGATTAACCCAAGGCCTTGCACTATTGATCATGCTGGTAATGATTGGATGTGCGAAGAAGGCAGAGCACAAAGACTTTGTTTTTCAAACGGAACAATTTGCCGATTTGAAAATCATTCGTTACCAGGTTCCCGGATTTGAGCAATTGACCCCGAAACAAAAAGAAATGGTGTATTATCTCTATGAAGCCGGTTTGTCCGGAAGGGATATCATTTGGGATCAGAATTATAAAAATAATCTACTGGTACGCAGAACACTGGAATCGATCGTAGCCAATTACAAGGGCGACCGTAATACAGAGGATTTCAAAAAATTCATGGTCTACACCAAGCGGGTTTGGTTTTCAAACGGAATTCACCATCATTACGGAAGCAAGAAATTTGAACCCGGTTTTTCATCGGATTACTTCGATCAACTGATTAAGAATTCTCCCGGCACATATCCCCTTGCAAAGGATGAAACCGTAGATCAGCTCATTGCTAAACTGACGCCAATCTTGTTTGACCCTAACCTGGATGCAAAACGGGTCAACCTTGACGCTAAAGACGATATCATCAAAACGTCCGCAATGAATTTCTATGAAGGGCTAACGCAAAAAGAAGTCGAGGCTTATTACGCGAAAGTCATTGATACGAAAAACCCGCAACCCATTTCGTACGGATTAAATTCAAAACTCGTAAAAGAGAACGGCGCTATCCAGGAAAAAGTCTGGAAAGTCGGCGGGATGTATTCTCCCGCCATTGAGAAGATAGTATACTGGCTTGAAAAAGCGAGTTCGGTTGCTGAAAACGAAACGCAGAAAGCTGCATTGGATAAATTAATCGAATATTACAAGACGGGCGATCTTAAGAAATTTGACGAGTATAATATCCTCTGGGTCAAGGACACGGAGTCCATGATCGACGTGAACAACGGATTTATTGAAGTATACGGAGATCCGTTGGGCTACCGAGGCTCTTTTGAGGCCATTGTCTCAATCAAAGACATGGAAGCCAGCAAACGTATTGACGCGATCAGCAACCAAGCACAATGGTTTGAGGATAATTCTCCATTGGCGTCCGAACATAAAAAGAAAAATGTGACAGGCATCTCAGCCAAAGTCATTACCGTAGTAGTTGAATCGGGCGATGCCTCTCCTACTACGCCTATTGGTATCAACCTTCCCAATGCAAACTGGATTCGTAAGGAATATGGTTCCAAATCAGTCAACCTTGGCAATATTGTTTATGCCTATGCCAAGGCCGCCGAAGGATCGGGTTTTCTTGCAGAGTTTGCTTATACACAGGAAGAGATTGACAGAATAAAAAAATACGGTGCGCTGGCAAGCGATCTTCACACGGATATGCATGAAGTCATCGGACATGCTTCGGGACAAATTAACCCCGGCGTCGGCACACCGAAACAATCGCTAAAAAACTACGCGTCAACGATCGAAGAAGCCAGAGCCGATCTTGTTGGACTCTACTATATCATGGATCAGAAACTGATCGATATCGGCGTTATGCCTAATTTTGATGTAAGCAAAGCAGCATACGATGGGCAGATGCGCAACGGCTTAATGACCCAGCTTACGCGTTTACAGTTGGGAGACGATATTGAACAAGCGCATATGCGCAACCGCCAGCTGATCGCAAAATGGGTCTATGAAAAAGGGCTGCCGGAAAATGTAATCGAAAAAAAGGTCAAAGAAGGCAAAACGTATATTGTAATCAACGACTATATGAAATTGCGGACCTTGTACGGCCAACTTTTGAAAGAAACGCAGCGCATCACTTCCGAAGGTGATTTCAAAGCAGCCCAGGAGTTAGTCGAAAATTACGGCGTAAAAGTGGATCATGAACTGCACAAAGAGGTTAAAGAACGCTATGACAAGCTCAACATCTCTCCGTACGGCGGGTTTATTAATCCCAAGCTTGCGCCGGTCATGCAGGGCGATAAATTGGTCGACGTCAAGATTGAATATCCGGCAGACTTCACGGAACAGATGATGTTTTACGCAAAAGAATACTCTTTTCTGCCGACGTTTAACTGA
- a CDS encoding thioredoxin-dependent thiol peroxidase → MLKVGQKAPDFKLSDTNGNVIVLSSFIGRKVVLFFYPKDDTPGCTKEACSFNAGIKKFEKQKIAVFGISPDDMKSHRKFTEKFNLSFPLLSDIGHKVAEKYGAWGKKKLYGREYEGVIRSTFLIDEKGNVEYIFDKVKVDIHADEVLEAMKW, encoded by the coding sequence ATGTTGAAAGTTGGACAAAAAGCACCGGACTTCAAGTTATCGGATACGAACGGCAACGTGATAGTACTTTCAAGTTTCATAGGCAGAAAAGTTGTGTTGTTCTTTTATCCTAAAGACGACACGCCGGGCTGCACTAAAGAGGCCTGTAGTTTTAACGCCGGAATTAAGAAATTTGAAAAGCAAAAAATTGCCGTATTCGGTATCAGCCCCGACGATATGAAATCTCACCGGAAATTTACTGAAAAATTTAATTTATCATTCCCCCTTTTATCCGATATCGGTCATAAAGTCGCTGAAAAATACGGCGCATGGGGAAAGAAGAAACTATACGGGCGGGAATACGAAGGCGTGATCCGATCAACATTCCTCATAGATGAAAAAGGAAATGTTGAATACATTTTTGATAAAGTTAAGGTTGACATACACGCTGATGAAGTTCTGGAAGCTATGAAATGGTAA